In Methanosarcina siciliae T4/M, one genomic interval encodes:
- the putP gene encoding sodium/proline symporter PutP gives MVSDNFSIILIFAAYLLFMIAIGVLYYQKTENLSDYILGGRKLNSWVTALSSQASDMSGWLLLGLPGYAYLSGMESIWLAIGLAAGTYLNWKFVAKKLRQYTEVAGDSITIPVYFENRFRDKSHSLRIISSILILIFFLLYTSSGLVAGGKLFNTVFEIPYQQALLIGVLVIISYTFLGGFMAVCWTDFFQGMLMIFAIVFVPLAALKGMGGYDSTMSLIESIDPQLLNPWTALAGGAIPLISNLAWGLGYFGMPHVLVRFMAIESPEKIKQARVIAMVWVIISLFFAVIIGIVGRAYLYPEFLGDGGSETIFMVMVNTTFTPIIAGIFLAAILAAIMSTADSQLLVAASAFTEDIYRITLKKNAGEKELVWMGRFAVILISAIAYLIARDPNNSVMGLVSYAWAGFGAAFGPVILFSLFWRKTTRNGALGGMIVGGLVVIIWKQLSGGIFDMYEIVPGFILSCITLYTISILDKEGPAEEILKEFDRVNHIALHGMSARKEDTIPLKTDLRKS, from the coding sequence AAAACGGAGAATCTATCAGATTATATCCTGGGAGGAAGAAAACTAAACAGCTGGGTTACTGCGCTGAGTTCACAGGCATCGGATATGAGCGGCTGGCTGCTACTGGGACTGCCCGGGTATGCTTACCTTTCAGGAATGGAATCTATCTGGTTAGCAATCGGGCTGGCTGCCGGAACTTATTTGAACTGGAAATTTGTTGCAAAGAAACTGCGCCAGTATACTGAGGTCGCAGGAGATTCCATTACCATTCCTGTGTACTTTGAAAACAGGTTCAGAGATAAAAGCCATTCCTTGAGAATTATCTCGTCTATCCTGATTCTGATCTTCTTCCTGCTTTATACTTCCTCGGGCCTCGTCGCAGGCGGAAAACTTTTCAATACTGTTTTTGAGATTCCCTATCAGCAAGCTCTTCTTATCGGTGTACTGGTAATTATCAGCTACACATTTCTTGGAGGCTTCATGGCCGTCTGCTGGACTGACTTTTTCCAGGGAATGCTAATGATTTTTGCCATTGTTTTTGTACCCCTAGCCGCTTTAAAGGGAATGGGTGGTTATGATTCCACAATGAGCCTGATTGAGAGCATCGACCCTCAGTTGCTTAATCCCTGGACCGCTCTTGCCGGCGGTGCAATTCCCCTTATCTCAAACCTGGCATGGGGCCTGGGATACTTCGGTATGCCTCACGTCCTTGTCCGTTTTATGGCTATAGAATCCCCTGAAAAAATTAAGCAGGCAAGAGTTATTGCAATGGTCTGGGTCATTATCTCCCTGTTTTTTGCCGTAATAATCGGAATCGTCGGAAGAGCTTACCTTTATCCAGAGTTCCTTGGAGACGGAGGAAGCGAAACTATCTTTATGGTAATGGTAAACACCACGTTTACTCCTATTATTGCAGGAATTTTCCTTGCGGCTATCCTTGCAGCTATTATGAGTACTGCTGATTCCCAGCTCCTTGTGGCTGCTTCTGCTTTTACCGAAGATATCTACAGGATAACTTTAAAAAAGAACGCAGGGGAAAAAGAGCTTGTCTGGATGGGAAGATTTGCAGTTATTCTAATTTCAGCAATTGCCTACCTGATAGCAAGAGATCCGAATAACTCGGTTATGGGACTTGTCTCCTATGCCTGGGCAGGGTTTGGAGCTGCCTTCGGACCTGTTATCCTCTTCTCTCTTTTCTGGAGAAAAACAACCAGGAATGGTGCACTCGGCGGAATGATCGTTGGCGGACTCGTAGTTATCATCTGGAAACAGCTTTCAGGTGGAATCTTTGATATGTATGAAATTGTACCCGGTTTTATCCTCTCATGCATAACACTCTACACCATAAGCATTCTGGATAAAGAAGGCCCCGCAGAAGAAATCCTTAAAGAATTCGACCGCGTAAACCATATAGCTCTCCATGGAATGTCAGCT